One genomic region from Nostoc sphaeroides encodes:
- the ndhC gene encoding photosynthetic/respiratory NAD(P)H-quinone oxidoreductase subunit C, with product MFVLSGYEYLLGFFIVCSLVPALALSASKLLRPSGYSPERRTTYESGMEPIGGAWIQFNIRYYMFALVFVVFDVETVFLYPWAVAFHRLGLLAFIEALVFIAILVVALVYAWRKGALEWS from the coding sequence GTGTTTGTCCTCAGCGGTTACGAGTACCTTCTAGGCTTCTTCATAGTCTGTAGCCTAGTTCCTGCCTTAGCGCTCTCAGCTTCCAAGCTCCTACGACCCAGTGGTTACAGCCCAGAACGGCGCACCACCTATGAATCTGGCATGGAACCCATTGGGGGAGCCTGGATTCAGTTCAATATCCGCTACTACATGTTTGCTCTGGTCTTCGTCGTCTTTGATGTGGAGACTGTATTCTTGTATCCTTGGGCGGTAGCTTTCCACCGTTTGGGGCTATTAGCATTTATTGAAGCGCTAGTCTTTATTGCAATTCTTGTAGTCGCTTTAGTTTAC
- a CDS encoding rubredoxin, with the protein MSEPAVETTVLDRYECRACGYVYEPEKGDDKDDIPSGTSFAELPTNWRCPVCAAKKTAFANIGPAGTASGFKENLGYGFGVNNLTPTQKNILIFGALALGFLFFISLYGLQ; encoded by the coding sequence ATGAGCGAACCAGCTGTTGAGACTACGGTGTTAGACCGCTACGAGTGTCGCGCCTGCGGTTATGTTTACGAACCTGAGAAGGGAGACGACAAGGATGATATTCCTTCAGGGACATCCTTTGCAGAACTGCCAACAAATTGGCGCTGTCCAGTTTGTGCTGCTAAAAAAACCGCTTTTGCCAACATCGGCCCTGCGGGTACTGCATCCGGCTTCAAAGAAAATCTCGGTTACGGTTTTGGTGTCAATAACCTAACGCCAACCCAAAAGAATATCCTAATTTTCGGTGCTTTGGCTCTTGGCTTCTTGTTTTTTATCAGTCTCTACGGCTTACAATGA